One Triticum dicoccoides isolate Atlit2015 ecotype Zavitan chromosome 4B, WEW_v2.0, whole genome shotgun sequence genomic window carries:
- the LOC119294220 gene encoding KHG/KDPG aldolase-like, translating into MLVVAAAQLPLPGSQSRRRDPPRPPKALAAILRSRVIACLRAQDGETAMQAAHAAVRGGVSVLEIVMSTPGVLEVVEDLRKSYPSLTFGVGTVLNADDARKAIRAGAQFLMSPGTVMEILHDLDGSEVLYIPGVLTPTEVISACNAGAKVLKVYPVSVMGGEMYMSALKKPFPLVPMVASQGITIGSIKSYMEAGASAVVLSDAIFDKELMRERDFIGISALANQATLQASRCGR; encoded by the exons AtgctcgtcgtcgccgccgcacaGCTGCCTCTTCCCGGCTCGCAGTCTCGCCGGCGAGACCCGCCGCGGCCACCGAAAGCGCTCGCCGCCATACTGCGCTCGCGCGTCATCGCCTGCCTCCGCGCGCAAGA TGGCGAGACGGCGATGCAGGCGGCCCACGCGGCCGTTCGCGGCGGCGTCTCGGTG CTAGAAATTGTCATGTCCACTCCTGGAGTGCTAGAG GTTGTTGAGGATCTTCGCAAGAGTTACCCTTCCTTGACATTTGGG GTTGGTACGGTCCTCAATGCTGATGATGCAAGGAAAGCCATTAGAGCTGGTGCACAGTTTCTCATGAGCCCTGGCACAGTCATG GAAATACTTCATGATCTTGATGGAAGTGAAGTTCTGTATATTCCAGGAGTGCTGACACCAACTGAG GTTATATCTGCTTGCAATGCTGGTGCTAAAGTCCTTAAG GTGTATCCAGTTTCAGTGATGGGTGGAGAGATGTACATGTCTGCTCTAAAGAAACCATTTCCTCTTGTACCAATGGTTGCTTCGCAAGGAATTACTATAG GTTCAATCAAGTCGTACATGGAGGCAGGGGCATCTGCAGTGGTGCTGTCCGATGCTATCTTCGACAAAGAGTTGATGAGAGAAAGGGATTTCATTGGAATTTCAGCACTCGCAAACCAGGCCACTTTGCAGGCATCACGGTGTGGAAGATGA